The Poseidonibacter lekithochrous region CAAAAAGAAGTAGATATTAGGTTTCCAATAATGGGAGAGGCTATTTCATTGTTAGAATATAGTCCTACTTCTAAATGGTGGGAGAAATAAAAATAAGGCTTAAGAAGCCTTATTCTTTGGTGGTAAAGTGTCTATATACTCTTCAATAGCTACTGCTACTTTTTTAGAGAAGTTTACTGCTTCTACAACAGTTCTAGCACCTGTTACAACATCTCCTGAGGCAAATACCCCTTCTCTTGCTGTTCGTCCATCTTTATCACTCTCTAAAAGACCATTTTCTCCTAGACTTAATCCTGCATTGTTTTTTACGATTAAATCTCTTGCTGTTTGAGAAATAGCAATTAGTATTGAATCAGCATCTTCAAAGCCTTGAGTTTTTTCTTCATCAGGATTAGTTGTTTCGTACTTAATACCTTCTTCTGTGAACTCTAAAGGAGATTTAAATAGATTGAACTTTACACCATCAATTTTGGCATGTTCTTTCTCTATTCTCTCTGCTGGCATTTGTTCTTCATCTTTTCTATACATTACTTGAACTTCATGTGCTCCGCTTCTTATAGCAGTTCTAGCAACATCCATAGCAACATTTCCAGCCCCAACAACAACAACTTTTTTACCTAAGTTATATGATTTTGGAGTTTTTAGATAATCAATAGCAAAATGTACATTTCCTAAACTCTCACCTTTAATTCCAAGTTTTTTAGGTCTCCAAACACCAGTTCCAATAAATATTGCATCAAAACCATCTCTTTGAAGATCACATAGAGTAATGTTTTTTCCAATCATGCTATTTTTTTTGATTTTTACGCCGATTTTTAAAAGCTTTTCTTCAATAGTATCTAGAATAGTTTTATCAAGTCTAAAATCAGGAATACCAAATCTTAATACTCCCCCTATTTTTTCTTGAGCTTCAAACATAGTTACATTGTAACCTTTCATTGCCATAATCATTGCAAGTGAAATTCCAGCAGGCCCTGAACCAATAATGGCAATATTTCTTCCATTTTGTTCTGGTTTTTCAAATTCTTTGTAATTCATGTAATAAGTTGAGATGTAATTTTCAATTCCACCAACATTTACGGGAGTATGTTTTTTGTTTAAAACACAGTGACCCTCACAATGTTTTTCATGTGGACAAACAAGAGAACAAATAATAGATAATGGATTATTATTAAAAACTTTTTCACCAGCTTCTTTGATGTCCCCTGCTAAGAAAAGACGTATCATCTCCGCAATAGGGGTATTTACTGGACACCATTTTTGACATTTTGGCTTCTTACAGTCTAGACAAGTTTGTGCAGAATTTATAATATGTTGCATTAAAAACCTTTAATAAATGAATTTTTATTCACTATTATAACAAGTTTTTAAAACTATTATATTAACTTGAATCAATAAAATTAAAGTTTTAATTTAAGTTGAAATTAATAAATTTCATTATTTGTACATGTTACAGTCATTTTTTATGTTATTTATATATAATACTAGCTTTAATATACATATTAATTACAAGGGGTTAAAATGTCTTTAGGTAAGAAGATTTTATTTTTGTTTATTTTATTAATTTCTTTAATTATTTACACCCTTATGAACTTTGATTATAAAAATAACATCACCCCAAATACAAACGAAGATAGCTTCTCTTTTGATGCTTCTCATATTACAAAATATACAAATGAAATATTAGTTAAATTTAACTCTATGAAAGAAGAACTATTAAAATCTTCAGGAATGGAAGAAGAGCAAAAAACTCTTGAAGAACCTCTTGAAATTGTTACAGAAGTAGTAGAAAAACCTCAAGCTTCAAAAACAGAAGATTTAAGTGATAACTTAGATGAAGTAAAAGAAATTCAAAAAATAGAAGTAGAAAATCCACAAAAAATACTAGAAAGTAGTGAAAATACTCTAGAATCTAGTACAAATGAAGAAATAGTAGAAGAAAGTGAAATAATTGAACCTATAACTAATTCAATTGAAAACACAAAGAAGCTACAATCTATGATAAATGACGTTTTAAATGAGAACAAAATCATATTTAAAAGACGAAGTGTTAAAGTTACAGATGCCTCAAATATTGCTTTAAAAAAAGTAGCACAAATTCTAAAAGATAATGACTTCTTAAATATTGAAGTTGCAGGACATACAGATTCAAGAGGTAAAGCATCTTTAAATAAAAGATTATCTCAACAAAGAGCAAATAGTGTAAGAGCTATTCTTATATCTTTAGGTATAGATAAAAACAGATTAAAAGCTGTTGGTTATGGTGAAAAGTTCCCAATTGCAAAAGATGATAAAGATGGTTTATCAGAAATAAATAGACGAGTTGAAATTAATATTATTGAGGAGAAGAAGTAATGATTGAAGTAGCTTCACTTATTGTTGTAAATTTGCTAATAGCAGCCTTTATAGGGATCTTAATAGGTTTCTTTTTAGGGAGAGCTACAAAAGTATCATATACTCCTCCTGTAGATAATACAGACTCAATGGACGAATCTAAGATACCAACTTCAAATGCTAGAAAAAATAGTATAAACCCAATTTTTAGAAAGAATTCAAGTGTAGACAATAAACCACTTATTCTAAGTAGCCCTAGACAATCAGGTAAAGATAACTTGAAAAAGATCAAAGGTATTAACGAGCAAACAGAAATTGATTTAAATGCATTAGGAATCTTTCATTTTGATCAGATTTCAAAATGGACAAATAAGAATGCAGATTGGATTGAAGAGTTTCTTCAGATATCAGGTTGTATCAAAAAATTTCAGTGGATTGATCAAGCTAGAATTTTAGAGTCGGGAAAAGAGACTGTATACAGTCAAAAAATTGAAAATAATGAAATTATTGGAGATGAAAACTAGGATAAATCCTAGTTTTAAAAGATTAAACTTCTACTTGTTTTAATCTTCTAATAATTGTTGCTATATCTCTTGAGTATTTTCTAGCTCTTTTACTATTATATTTCCAACCACCATTGTAACTACTCCACACTTTTCTCCAATCATTATTATGGATTTTTCTCCAGTATGTAAGTTCAGCAATAGCATTTTTTGTTGCGAATTTAAAGTCAGATATTAATCTCATAGCATATCTATTTCTATTCCATGATGTATCTTTTACTTTATGTCTACTTATAACAGTTTTAATATTAGCTTGATATAAACCAAAATCTCTACTATCTACGTTAACTAGGTATTTCCCAATTGAAGATTCTTTGATTGCAATTGCCATTAAAGAATAACTTAAACCGTGTTTTTTACCTTGTTTTTTTATCAATTTTAGAGTTTCAATATCTTTTTTTGATAGGTGACTAGGGTTAAAATTTACTGCAAATATATTTGTTATAAACAGAGAAATAAATAGAATTAATTTCAAATTCATTAAAGAGCTCCTTTATTTTCACTTAAATTAAAGCGCGAATTATATATAAAAATTGAAATTTTGTCAAATTTTAGCTAGAAATTACTTGTTTTGGGATTTGATTTAATCTCAAATTTAGATTTTAAGACTATAATTCCGAAAAAATTTTTATGAGATATTGGTACCTTGGAAAAGAAAGAATTTAAAAAAATAATTAAAGAGATTGGTTTCTCTTCGCAAAGAAGTTTTGCAGAAAATATAGGTGTAAAAGCTACGACTTTTACAACATACAAAAGTATCCCGAGTCATATCGTTAGAATTGTGAACATGGGACTAATGGCTAGAAGAAGCGGAATATCATTTGATGATATTCAAGAAGCTATGAAAATAGATTAGATTTAATCTATTTTCCTAACACTTTTCATTTATTAGATTTTTAACACAAATCTCAATCATTTCGAAAACTTTATCAAAACCTTCAAATCCATCAAAAAAGAATGGATCCGGAACATCAGCACCCTCAAAACCATAATTTCCTAATTTTAAAATATTTGTAGCACCTAGTTTTTTTAGATTTTCTACATTTGAATCATCAAGTCCTACTACTAAATCATAATTTGAGAAATCAGACTTTTGTACTTGTTGAGCTTTTTGTTTTGAAATATCCACATCATTCATAGCTGCAACTTTTATTGAATGTTCACATGGAGCTTCTCCAATATGCCAATCTCCTGTTCCTGCACTTGCTATTTTAATATCTAAATTTTTCTCTTTTATATATTTTTGAGCAACACCTTGAGCTATTGGTGATCTACAAATATTTCCTAAACATACAAATATTATTGATTTTGCTTTACTCATTGTCTAATCCTATATTGATATATTTTCTTACTTTTTTAATTTCTTCTAAATCTATTTTTTCTATAACAATTTCTTTATTATCATCTCTTGTAACATTTCCAAAAGGAGAAATAATTCCACTTCCTTTTGCCATATTATCATCAGCACTATTTGTTGCTATTACAAAACATTGATTTACTAAAGCTAATGACTTAGAAATAGTTTCATAATGGTCTTTTCTTTTTAATCCCCACATTGCAGGATTTAAAATAATATCAGCACCTTTTACTTTTTCCCATAATCTTGGGAATCTTAATTCAAAACAAATTAGTGTTGCAATTTTTACCCCATTAATCTCAATGATTTTAATATCATCTTCATTTCCAGCTGTAAAATACTCTAATTCATTCCCTAAAGGAAATAGTTGCATTTTTGATTGAGTATGAATTGATTCTTGATTATGAAAGATATGTAAAGTATTATAATACTTCTCATTTTCCTTTGTTATGAATGTTAGAGCAATTGTTTTATTAATAGAGAGCATTTTAAGCTCTTCTATGGCTTTAATACTAAACTGGGCTGCTTCTTCCATTCTGTCATAACAAAAACCGCTCAGGGCAATTTCTGGGGCTAATATGATGGAATCATTTTCACATTCTAAAATTAACTCTTTTAAGTGTTCTAAATTTTTTTGAAAGTCATCGCTTGTTTTAACTTGAAGTGCTATTAAGTTCATCTATTGCCTTTTGTATTAAATTTTCTACTGCTCTTTGATATGAAACTGCTGTTGCGTGTGAACTTGCTTCATATTTTGTTACTAAAATAGGATTGGTATTAGAAGCTCTAACTAATGCCCAACCATGTTCAAATACAATTCTTATTCCATCTACTTTGATAATATCTTTGATTACAGGAAACCCTCTTTGAGGCTCTTTTATTAACTTTTTAATATTATCCATGATTTTAAACTTCTCATTTTCATTTACTGAAATCTCAATGTTCGAGCTTGTATAAACTTTTGGAAGTTTTTTTATCTCTTTATCCAAATTCATACCAGAAGATACTAACTCTAATACTCTAAGAGTTGCATAAATAGCATCATCATAACCATAATATCTATCATTAAAAAATATATGCCCAGATACTTCTGCTGCTAGGTCTGCATTTAACTCTTTTAGTTTAAGTCTTAGGTTTGAATATCCTGTTTTATCCATTATAGATTTTCCATGAGTATTAATCTCATCAAAAATATTTTGAGAATAAGTAACCTCTCCGATAATCACTGGATTTTTCATGGTTTTTGAGAACAAATATGCCAAAGTATCACCTTTGATATTATGTTTTTTTGTTAAAACTGCGATTCTATCTGCATCTCCATCATAAGCAAAACCTAAATCTCTTTTTCCTTTTAGTAGAAGTTTTAGCTCTTTTAGATTTTTCTTCACTGATGGGTCTGGGTGATGATTAGGAAACTTTCCATCTGGTTTAGGATGTAAGGCTTTATAGTTTAACTCTAATTTATCTAGAATTTTCGTAAGAACCGTATCTGCAACACCGTTACCACAATCAATTACAAACTTTTGATTAAGACCTTTTAGGTGGGCAAACTGTTTTAACATATATTTGATATATGGTTTTTTTGCATTAATTTTTGTAAAACTTACATCTTTTGGGATTTTTATCTCTTTTGAATTTATGATATTTTCATAAACATTCATTAAATCTTGATCAAAAAAAGGTTCATTATTTACAGTAATTTTAAAGCCATTATATTTTTTTGCATTATGGCTACCTGTAATCATAATAGAAGCATTTGGCTTGATTTTTTTGTTATTAATTTCAAACTTTTGGTATGAAGCAAAATAGTTAACCCCAGTTGCAACAAGGCCAATATTTAGTACTCTACACCCTGCTTTATTTAGTCCTGAAACTAAAGCTTCAAATAACATCTTTGAGTGTTTTCTAATATCATATCCAACTACTACATAGGCATTTTTTTTACTTTTTTCTTGTATTGCTTTTCCTAAGTGATAAGCAATAAGTTTTGTATTTTTCTTATTTAGTTGAGTATCTACTACTCCCCTAATATCATACTGTCTAAAAATATTTTTATCTATCAATTTCTTTCTTTATTATTTAGATTCTAAGTTTAATAAAAACTCTTTTTTCTCTTCTCCACCTGCATATACATTATGAATATTCTCTTCTTTCATAACTCTATGACAAGGTACAATTATATTTAGCATATTCTGTGCACATGGGCTTTCTAAGGCTTTTTTTGATTTTAAACCATCAATTCTTTCAGCTACTTGGGAAAAGGTTTGTGTTTGTCCATAAGGTATTTTTAGTAACTCTTTCCAAACTTGTACTTGAAAAGATGAACCAATTAATTGCATTGGTAATTCAAATGTTGTTCTTTGTTTATTAAAATACTCTTCTAGTTGAGTTCTTAAAGTATCAAAATATTCACATTCAGAAGGAACAATATCCACTTCTAAACTGTTTTTTAAAATCTCGATTCTAGCTTCAATATTAAAAGGTGTAAAGTAACATAACATGATGATACCCTTCTTTGAAGCAGCAGCAAACATTTGACCTAGTGGTGTTTCTATTATAGTTGTTAGAACTATCTCTTTTGATTCTGATTTATATTCTCTCATAAAGGGATTTTATCATATTTATTATTTGGTTTTAATACTTTTTAATTTATTGCCAAAGGTATTTATTGATAATCCTAAAATAATTAAAAAGCAGGCTATTAATTTTATAAAACCAAGGTTTTCATCAAAGATTACAAATGAGCCAAGTAAGCCAAAAATAGGAACTAGTAAACCTAATGGAGCTACGCTTGATACTGGATATTTATTAATAAGTGAGTTCCAAACCCAATATCCAAATAACGTTGTTGGATAAACTTGAAACAAAATAGAAAAAATTGCTTTATTATCTAGGTTCTCAAAAAAATGTATAAATACATGATCTCCTTGAGTTATAAAAGCAAGAATAAATAAAGGAATTGGAGCAAATAAACTTGACCAGATTATAAAACTAAGAACTTCTTTTGTTTTAGATTTTTTTACAATAATATTTGAAATAGCCATAAATAGTGAAGATATTAATACTAAGAATAGACCTATTAAAGTAACCGAACCATCTGTAACATTTAAAATAAGAAGTAAACCAAAAAGAGCAAAAGCAAACCCTAATTTTTTATGAAAAGTAATTTCTTCATCAAAATAGACGTAAGCTAAAATAATAGTGAAAAATACACCCATTTGTAGTATCAATGATGATATACCTGCTGATATACCAAAATATATTGCTAAGTAAGTTATTCCCCAAAGCCCTACTCCAAATGTTAAACCATAATAAGCTAAATATGAAATAGGAACATTAGGTCTTTTAATAAAAAATATTAAGGGTATTGCACATAATAAAAATCTAAGTGCTGATAAAATAAATGGGTCAAGGGAATTAAGTCCAATTTTTATAATTGAGAAATTAATTCCCCAAATAAATGTAACAAATACTCCAAGTATAAAATCTTTTGTTTTCATATAAAACTCTTTTTCTATTATATTAACAAGTATAAGAGATTTAATCTCACTCATTTTTGCTAGAATTATTATCTATAATTGCTAATTTTACTTACATTTTTTGCTAGTATATATAAAATTATATGCAAAGAGCCCATATGAAAAAGAAAGAAACAAATTTTATACATAATAAAATATCAAATGACATGATGAATTATATTAATAATCATATTGATACAGATATAAATATTGATGATTTAGCTTATGAATTTAATATAAGTAAGTACCATTTTCATAGAATATTCAAAGAACAAATGGGTGCAAATATATATGAAACTATTAAATCAATAAGATTACAAAAAGCCTCAAATCTCTTAATAACTAATAAGTACTCAACTATTACTAAAATAGCTAATATGTGTGGTTACAGCTCTCAAACATCTTTTATTAGAGCTTTTAAAGAAAGGTTTGAACAAACTCCAAAACAGTGGAGAAATGGCGGATATAGTCAATATTCGAATAAAATACTTAGTATTTGTAATACAGTTTCTCTAGTTGGAGAAAATTATGAATGTTTTGAACCTCAAATTGTAAAAACAGAAAAAAAAGTTGCTTATTATATAAGAGAAAAAGGTTATGGAACTAGATCAAAAAAGCTATGGCAAAAAATGAAAGCATGGCTTTATACAAATGATATAGAAAATTACGAACAAATAGGTATATATCATGATAATCCAATAATTACAGAACATAGTGATTGTTATTATGTAGTTGCTATAGTTCCTAATTCAAAAATTGACCTTAGTAATACGAACTTGCCTTCTTTTGATATTCATGCAGGTTTATGTGCTTGTTTTAGTTTTGAAGGGCAGTATATAGATATCTTAAAATTAATTCAGTGGGCTTATCATCACTGGCTTCCTGAAAGTGGTTATGAGGCTACAACTATACCTTCTTATACTATTTTTGAGAAGAATGACTTCTTAGATTCAAGTGGTGTATTTAAAGGTAAATATTATGTGCCTATAAAATTCACATAATAAATACTGTATAAAGAAAATAAGATATAATTTAGTATGAAAAAAGATGATAATAAAAATATAAAAATATTATATGTAGAAGATGATGATGTCGCTAGAGAAAATGGTGTGGAGTACTTAGAAAACTACTTTGATAATATATATGAAGCTCCTGATGCTCTTAGTGCTTTAAAACTATATGAGAAACATCATCCACATATTATTGTTACAGATATTCAAATGCCAAAATTAAATGGTTTGGAGTTTGTACGTAGAATTAGAGAAAATGATAAAAAAGTACAAGTTATTGTAATTACAGCTTTTTCAGATAAAGACTATTTGTTTAAAGCAATAGAGTTACAACTAGTTAAGTACTTGGTAAAACCTGTTAAAGAAGAAGAGTTTGAAGATGCCCTATTCTCTTGTGTTGAGAGTATAAAAGATGATAGTTCAAACATAGTTAAATTTGATGAAGGTATTTTCTTTGATATGTTTAATCATATTCTTCTTCATAATGAGGAGATAATTAAACTAAGAACAAAAGAGATTGATTTTTTAACAATACTTATTAAAAATAAAGATAGGTATGTAACATATATAGAAATAGAAAACTATGTATGGAAAGACTCAAGTATGAGTAAAGATGCTTTAAAAACTTTGGTTAAAAATACTAAATCAAAAATACCAAAAGATATGATTTTAAATCTATCTGGAACAGGATATAAAATTGCATTATGATATGAGTATGGTACTTAGTTACGGTATTACTTTTGGAATAGTTCTTATGACAATAGTATATACATTAATTAGGTATATATATTCAAAAGAGATATTTTATATCTCATACTGCTTTATGCAAGTATTCTCACTTGTTTTTATTACAGCTTATAGTAAGTTATTTGATATAAGTATGTTTATACAAGAGTTATCACTTGTAGCTGCAAGTTTAAGTGCCGTAGTCTTTGCTATTAACTTCTATGAGGGTAAGTTCTTCCCTAAAATAACTAATTATAAAGAACTAATTATAAATACCATACTTTTTAATGTAGCAATCCTTACGGCTTTTTATCACTATATGTTATTTGAGTATATACCTTATACGATTATATATATGATTCTGTTTGTATCTGTGATATTTAATCTAAAGTTTGAATTTAAACCTACGGTTATTTATGTACTGGGTTGGTCTATTTTTTGTTTTGTACTATTTGTTTTAGATTTTAAGACGTATTATTTACAACAAGGATATATGGATTTAGTATTAAGTGCCTTTGCTATAGAAGCTATGTTGTTTACTCTCTCTGTTGCTTATAGATACAATAGTTTACAAAACCAAACAGATAGTTATGAACATATGCTTTTACAACAATCAAGACTGGCAAAATCTGGGGAAATGATTGCAAATATTACACATCAGTTTAGACAACCATTAAATAATATTTCATATATTCTAATAAATCTAAAGAAAAAATATAAAAATCAAAAACTCGATGAGGTTTATTTTGATAAAAAAGTATTACAAGCAAATGAACAATTAGAATTTCTTTCAAAAACAATTGATGATTTCAAAGAATTTTATGCCCCATCAAAAGTAAAAGAAAACTTTTTGGTAAAAGAGGCTATAAACAATTCCATTTCTATTTTGAAAGCAGATTTGAAAAAAAATAATATTAAATTAGAACTAAGTTTTTCTACCCATGATAATGTAAAAATCTATGGTATAAAAAATGAATTATCACAAGTAGTTCTAGCCTTGCTTTCTAATGCAAATGATGCTCTAAAGAGCTGTGAAAGTCCATATATAAATGTTAATGTTTCATCCACGAACGCTGAGGTAGTACTTAGTATTGAAGATAATGCAGGTGGAATAAAAAAGAAAAACCTAGATAAAGTATTTGAACCTTATTTTTCAACAAAAGAAGAAGGTACTGGAATAGGACTTTATTTAGTGAAATTGATAGTAGAAAAAAGTTTTGATGGAAGGTTAGAGTTGAAAAATAATGAAGCTGGGGCTTGTTTTACTCTATACTTCGAAAAATAAAAAAAGAAGGGTTTTATGAAAGTTAGTAATAAAATTGGTTTATTTTTTATTATAGTAGCTATTCTTTTAGTTATTGTAATTATTACCTTATCAACAATGTTTACTGATGCAAAAAAAGCAGAATTAATCCAAGAAGAGAGATTCAAATTTTATGAATTAGTAGTACAACATAAACAAAACACTGATTATTTTACAGATATTTTTATTACATATATAAATACAAATGATCAAAAATATAGACAAAAATTAGATAATGTTTTAAATAAAGAAGATTACTCAAATAAAAAAATTAGAGATTATAGAAATGATATTTTAAAAGCTTTTAAATATCCAGTTGTTTCATCAATTTCTGATGTTAGAAAACTAGAACTAAAAATATTTTTACAAAAGATAAAAGTTCCACAAAGTAAGTTTGATAAGTTATTTGAAGTTGATGATAAAATTAAAGAACTACTTTCTTTAGAGTTCGAAGCTATTAATGCACTACGTGGTTATGCCATGGATAAAAATGGTGATTTTACTGTTAAAGTTCCAGCTAGTGATAAATATGCAAGTGCTTTACTTCTAAGTGAAGAGTATAGGAATCTGAAAAAAGAGATTAATGGAAGTATTGATTACTTATTTGGTGAGATAGATCTTTATGTAGAGATGTATATTAAACAATTAGAAAGAGAAGAAAATATTGCTTACAAGTTCTCTATAGTAATTACTATGATTCTTTTACTAGTTGTATTTATTAGTTATTTTAACTTTAAAAATTCTATTGTAAATCCTTTGGAGAAATTAGCCTTATGGATTGAACAAATGAAAGAGAATAAAACTATTGAAAAAGAGATATCTTTTCAAAAAGATGAAATTGGAATAGTTATGAACTCTTTTATTAATATGGCTGATACAATCAAAAAAGATATGGAAGAGTTAGAGTCTTTATCTACAACTGATATTCTTACAAAACTTAAGAATAGAGTTACTTTAGATAAGGTTCTAGGAGAAGCTCATTATAATGTAAATAGGTACTTAACACCTTATTCTGTGATTATGATTGATATTGATTATTTTAAAGAAGTAAATGATAAATATGGTCATATTATTGGGGATGTAATACTAAAAGAGTTTGCATCTATTCTTTCAAAAGAAGTTAGAATGTCTGATACTCTTGGACGTTGGGGTGGAGAAGAATTCTTAATTATTTGTGCAAATACAAATATTAACGGAGCTTGTATTTTAGCTGAGAAGTTACGTAAGTGTGTAGAGGATTTCGAGTTTACAAGAGTTGAGCATAAGACAGCTAGTTTTGGTGTTGCGGACTTTGAGTATGCTGATACTATTGAAGAGGTTTTAGAGAAAGCAGATCAGGCTTTATATGAAGCCAAAGAGAATGGAAGAAATCTTGTAAAGTTTAAATAAAAGAGAAAACTCTTTTATTTAAATAGATCGTTTCTAGGATAGATGAAAGATAACTCTTTTATCTGTTTTGTTTTTAAATCTTGTGTTGCAAAAGCTTCTAGTTTAATTCTTAGAGCTGTATCTTTCTTATCTGAAAGGAAAAGTCTCTCTTTAGTTTCTAGAATAAATATCTTTTTAATTCTTTGCCCTGCTTTTAATGTAAAGGGTTTAAACCTTTTGATTCTAAATTTTTCATTATCTAACAGTTTCAAATTATAAGTCTGACTTTTATCTTGAGTATTATGGAATGTCAAGATATAGTTGTTCGTAACTTTTTGATCTTCTTTAATACTATATAGTTTAGTTGTCTTATTTACATTTAGTAAAAAATACTCTTTTTGTGCGCCAAATACACCTGCTAAAACTATACACATTACTAAAGATGCAAAATAAGTTAAGTTTCTTTTTGTAAATACTGTTTGAAGTTTTTTATTAATTACTGTGTTTGTACTTCCCCAGTTAATTAAAGATTTCTTTCCAAGTTTCCCCATTACTGTACTACAAGCGTCTGAACACTCTAAACAGTTAATACATTCTACTTGTAAACCTTTTCTAATATCAATATGAGTAGGACATACTTTTACACAAGCTTCACAAGTAGTACACTCTTCATTGCTATTCCATTCTTTCATATTAAAAATAGATTTTTCTCTATTTTCATATATATTTCCACCTCTATTTGTATCATAAACAACTTGTTTCGTGTCATTGTCATATAAAACAGACTGAATTCTTGAATAAGGACAGATATAAACACAGAAGTTTTCTTTCATAAATACAATGTCATATACTAAAAACATTGCAATAGATAAGATAAACATAATCATAAACATATGATTTGCTGGGTCTCTTAAGTACATAAAGAAATCTTGAGGTGGTACAAAATACCACATGAAGTTTACTGATATAATTAAGGAGATAAGGCTCCACAGACTAATAGCAATAATTTTTTTAATTTGATTGCTTCTTTTCGAGTAATTAATATCTTTTTGTTTGTTTTTAATTCTTCGAAGATCTAAAAGTGTGCCCTCAATTAAATCTCTGTAGATTACTCTAAAGATAGTCTGTGGACAGGCCCATCCACACCAAACTCTACCAAAGATTGTTGTTACTGCAAAAATCCCAATAAAAAGAAACATCAATAAAAAAGGCATAACATATAATTCATTCATATTAAATACAAAGCCAATAAAGTGAAACTGTAATTTATCAAAAGATAAAAGCAATAGGTGTTTACCATCAATTGTTATAAATGGTATACAAAATATTAAAAGGGTAGTGATTAGATAAGTGTAGTATCGTTTGTGTGTATATTTCATAGTAATCT contains the following coding sequences:
- a CDS encoding NAD(P)-dependent oxidoreductase, producing the protein MQHIINSAQTCLDCKKPKCQKWCPVNTPIAEMIRLFLAGDIKEAGEKVFNNNPLSIICSLVCPHEKHCEGHCVLNKKHTPVNVGGIENYISTYYMNYKEFEKPEQNGRNIAIIGSGPAGISLAMIMAMKGYNVTMFEAQEKIGGVLRFGIPDFRLDKTILDTIEEKLLKIGVKIKKNSMIGKNITLCDLQRDGFDAIFIGTGVWRPKKLGIKGESLGNVHFAIDYLKTPKSYNLGKKVVVVGAGNVAMDVARTAIRSGAHEVQVMYRKDEEQMPAERIEKEHAKIDGVKFNLFKSPLEFTEEGIKYETTNPDEEKTQGFEDADSILIAISQTARDLIVKNNAGLSLGENGLLESDKDGRTAREGVFASGDVVTGARTVVEAVNFSKKVAVAIEEYIDTLPPKNKAS
- a CDS encoding OmpA family protein; this translates as MSLGKKILFLFILLISLIIYTLMNFDYKNNITPNTNEDSFSFDASHITKYTNEILVKFNSMKEELLKSSGMEEEQKTLEEPLEIVTEVVEKPQASKTEDLSDNLDEVKEIQKIEVENPQKILESSENTLESSTNEEIVEESEIIEPITNSIENTKKLQSMINDVLNENKIIFKRRSVKVTDASNIALKKVAQILKDNDFLNIEVAGHTDSRGKASLNKRLSQQRANSVRAILISLGIDKNRLKAVGYGEKFPIAKDDKDGLSEINRRVEINIIEEKK
- a CDS encoding transglycosylase SLT domain-containing protein; its protein translation is MNLKLILFISLFITNIFAVNFNPSHLSKKDIETLKLIKKQGKKHGLSYSLMAIAIKESSIGKYLVNVDSRDFGLYQANIKTVISRHKVKDTSWNRNRYAMRLISDFKFATKNAIAELTYWRKIHNNDWRKVWSSYNGGWKYNSKRARKYSRDIATIIRRLKQVEV
- a CDS encoding low molecular weight protein-tyrosine-phosphatase, with protein sequence MSKAKSIIFVCLGNICRSPIAQGVAQKYIKEKNLDIKIASAGTGDWHIGEAPCEHSIKVAAMNDVDISKQKAQQVQKSDFSNYDLVVGLDDSNVENLKKLGATNILKLGNYGFEGADVPDPFFFDGFEGFDKVFEMIEICVKNLINEKC
- a CDS encoding carbon-nitrogen hydrolase family protein; this encodes MNLIALQVKTSDDFQKNLEHLKELILECENDSIILAPEIALSGFCYDRMEEAAQFSIKAIEELKMLSINKTIALTFITKENEKYYNTLHIFHNQESIHTQSKMQLFPLGNELEYFTAGNEDDIKIIEINGVKIATLICFELRFPRLWEKVKGADIILNPAMWGLKRKDHYETISKSLALVNQCFVIATNSADDNMAKGSGIISPFGNVTRDDNKEIVIEKIDLEEIKKVRKYINIGLDNE
- a CDS encoding phosphomannomutase/phosphoglucomutase; its protein translation is MIDKNIFRQYDIRGVVDTQLNKKNTKLIAYHLGKAIQEKSKKNAYVVVGYDIRKHSKMLFEALVSGLNKAGCRVLNIGLVATGVNYFASYQKFEINNKKIKPNASIMITGSHNAKKYNGFKITVNNEPFFDQDLMNVYENIINSKEIKIPKDVSFTKINAKKPYIKYMLKQFAHLKGLNQKFVIDCGNGVADTVLTKILDKLELNYKALHPKPDGKFPNHHPDPSVKKNLKELKLLLKGKRDLGFAYDGDADRIAVLTKKHNIKGDTLAYLFSKTMKNPVIIGEVTYSQNIFDEINTHGKSIMDKTGYSNLRLKLKELNADLAAEVSGHIFFNDRYYGYDDAIYATLRVLELVSSGMNLDKEIKKLPKVYTSSNIEISVNENEKFKIMDNIKKLIKEPQRGFPVIKDIIKVDGIRIVFEHGWALVRASNTNPILVTKYEASSHATAVSYQRAVENLIQKAIDELNSTSS
- a CDS encoding methylated-DNA--[protein]-cysteine S-methyltransferase, producing the protein MREYKSESKEIVLTTIIETPLGQMFAAASKKGIIMLCYFTPFNIEARIEILKNSLEVDIVPSECEYFDTLRTQLEEYFNKQRTTFELPMQLIGSSFQVQVWKELLKIPYGQTQTFSQVAERIDGLKSKKALESPCAQNMLNIIVPCHRVMKEENIHNVYAGGEEKKEFLLNLESK